TCTATAAGAACAGGTGAGAAAATAATTAATGCTCAAATAGATGTAGGGTATGACTCGTCTAGTGGATTCCGAGATGCATTTTCAAATATCATGGGTAAAGCACCATCTAATTCTCAAAAAGTAAAAATTCTTTATGCAAGCTGGATAGACACTAAATTAGGACCAATGGTAAATATAGTAGATGAAGAATTTTTATATTTACTTGAATTTGTCGATCGTAGAGGGTTAGAAAGAGAAGTCGAAAAGATACGTAATAAGTTAAATGCTTCCATCATTCCAGGGGAAACTAAAATATCAAAACAAATCGAAAATGAATTAAAAAATTATTTTAATAACAAACTAAAGAAGTTTAAAACGCCTATTATATTTTTTGGTTCTGATTTTCAAAAATCTGTATGGAACGAACTGTTAAAAATTGAAATAGGAAAAACTACTTCTTATAAGGAATTAGCTACTTTATTAAATAATCCAAAATCAGTCCGAGCAGTTGGTAATGCAAATGGGGCAAATCAATTATCGATTATAGTACCGTGTCATAGAGTCATACAATCTGACGGAAAATTTGGAGGATATGGTGGAGGACTAGAAAGGAAAAAATGGTTACTTAATCACGAAAAAAATTATAAAAATTAATTTTAAATGAAGCTAGTTATGTAGGTTTACGTGAGACTTTTGAAAATTTTTTTTTAAAAGCAATATAAAAAAACACTTGGGTTCACCAAGTGTTATGAAGTGCCTATACTTATTTTAATTTTTTTAGTCCTAAATTTTTTAATAGATTACAATTTGACTTCACTTTTATTATTTTTTAATAACATCATAAATTGTTTTAACTTAGATAATACATTCTTTTTTTTGTGGTTTTCACTTAGATTTTGAAGAAATTGTTGCTGTACCTGTTTGTTTTCTTCTTTGAATGAGGATAATGCTTGTCTTCTGTATTTGGATTCAAATAACATATAAAACAGCCTCCTTAGTTTACAAAAAAGATGTAAACGCTTTCTAAGTCACCTTTCCATTATTTTAGATGATTTAAGAATAGATGTAAAGTTGAAATCAATATTGTAGGAGAGTGGTATTATATCACTTCTATTTTTATTTTTATTTATTTTTAAAAAATAATCTCTTACTAGATGAGGAGATTAATTCATCTAGTAGAGTTTAAAGTAACAATATAAAATATACTATAAAAGTAATTATGCCAAGAGGTATAAATATTATTATCCAACCTATTATTAAAGTGCCTAACGCTTTCCAAGCTGAAAATTTATGAGCCTCAGCTAAACACTTTAAAGAAATAATAAAAGTCCATATCGAAATTGAGAAAGTTAAAATTGTAAGTGGCAGTATTAGAATTACGAATGATATTGTTGAGATTCCTAGTGAAAAATATTCAACTATTTTAAAAATCATAATCATCAAAGATGAGTAGATTGATGGGATACTAGTATAGCCAACTACATATCGAATTTCTTTTATAGTACCTTTCCCACCTAAAATACCACCTATCCATTTGAAAAATATTGGAACTAAATAGTAAACAATTGGTATACCGATAGCTGAAAAGAGAATAAAAGGCAAAAACATTGCAATGCTAAAATTATTTAGTAAAATACCTTGAATTGCGTTATTAAATAAGTTAACAAAGATTACTAAACAAATCAAAAAAAGGACTTTTCCTGCTGGTGGATTTGTATTTATTATGTATCTCATAGTAGTACGAGGTTTGAACATAATCTTTGTCCAAGGGTTTAATTTTACAACGTCTGTTTTAGATTCATCATTTTGTTGTTCTATGTCCAAGAGTGATCATTCCTTTATGTAAGTTTAAAAGCAAAATCCATTATATCATTTCTTAAGTGTCAATTTATACATAAAATTAGCAACCTTCGTATAAAAAGTGTGAAAGAAATTACAAATAGAACCACAGCAATTAAAATTATAGAGGATAATATGATTCCTGGGAGTCCAATACTGCCCATATGGTATACTCACTTTTTTTGAATAATATTACATATTTTATTACAAAATCGTGCTTATCTTGTGGTAGTGTGTTAAAAATAACCAATTAATTATAAAAAATATTTTAATTTTTATAAACTCATAAAAATTAAAATTTGTTGTTACCTATGTGTCTCAGTTAAGTTGAATAAAATCAGAACATATATTCTAAAATTGTGATAAAATAACAAAGTAAGATATCAAGAACAGAATAAAATTTTTTGTAATATA
The window above is part of the Chengkuizengella sp. SCS-71B genome. Proteins encoded here:
- a CDS encoding trifunctional transcriptional activator/DNA repair protein Ada/methylated-DNA--[protein]-cysteine S-methyltransferase, which encodes MINNESLKEQYYKALLERNSKYDGIFFAGITTTGVFCHATCPARKPKYENCNFYETAEEALLSGFRPCRRCHPMSYPKEISPLVHQMIHLVEENPEKRWKDSDFSELGFHAATARRQFKKIYGMTFVQYARARRMGIALKSIRTGEKIINAQIDVGYDSSSGFRDAFSNIMGKAPSNSQKVKILYASWIDTKLGPMVNIVDEEFLYLLEFVDRRGLEREVEKIRNKLNASIIPGETKISKQIENELKNYFNNKLKKFKTPIIFFGSDFQKSVWNELLKIEIGKTTSYKELATLLNNPKSVRAVGNANGANQLSIIVPCHRVIQSDGKFGGYGGGLERKKWLLNHEKNYKN
- a CDS encoding Yip1 family protein, whose amino-acid sequence is MDIEQQNDESKTDVVKLNPWTKIMFKPRTTMRYIINTNPPAGKVLFLICLVIFVNLFNNAIQGILLNNFSIAMFLPFILFSAIGIPIVYYLVPIFFKWIGGILGGKGTIKEIRYVVGYTSIPSIYSSLMIMIFKIVEYFSLGISTISFVILILPLTILTFSISIWTFIISLKCLAEAHKFSAWKALGTLIIGWIIIFIPLGIITFIVYFILLL